From the genome of Epinephelus lanceolatus isolate andai-2023 chromosome 23, ASM4190304v1, whole genome shotgun sequence, one region includes:
- the mest gene encoding mesoderm-specific transcript homolog protein, with amino-acid sequence MREWWIHVGLICIPLVAVYLHIPPPQLSPALQKWHSAGEVFSFRGRDIFYRESYGALGSSDVVLLLHGFPTSSFDWNKIWEPLTQRFHRVIALDFLGFGFSDKPRPHRYSIFEQASVVEALVAHLGLSNQRVNLVSHDYGDTVALELLYRSDQNRSGHLNFNSLCLSNGGLFPETHHPRLLQTLLKDSIFLAPVLTRLTNYMIFQKGIGDVFGPYTQPTDAEFWDMWTGIRYNDGNLVLDSILQYINQRLKHRERWVGALTSTFVPLHMIYGPMDPVNPHPQFIRLYQQLVQRSTVTILDEHISHYPQLEDPTGFLNAYFNFIHSF; translated from the exons ATGAGAGAGTGGTGGATCCATGTGGGTCTGATCTGCATCCCGCTGGTGGCCGTGTACCTGCACATCCCGCCCCCTCAGCTGTCACCTGCCCTGCAGAAGTGGCACAGTGCCGGGGAGGTGTTCAGCTTCAGAGGCAGGGACATCTTCTACAGAG AATCCTATGGTGCTTTGGGGAGCTCTGACGTCGTCCTCCTGCTCCATGGCTTCCCCACCTCCAGCTTCGACTGGAACAAG ATCTGGGAGCCTCTCACTCAGCGCTTCCACCGAGTCATTGCACTGGACTTCCTGGGTTTCGGCTTCAGTGACAAACCT CGACCCCACAGGTACTCCATCTTTGAGCAGGCTAGTGTGGTGGAGGCTCTGGTGGCTCACCTGGGTCTGAGCAACCAGCGAGTCAATCTGGTGTCTCATGACTACGGAGACACTGTGGCCCTGGAGCTGctctacag GAGTGACCAGAACCGCTCAGGACACCTCAACTTTAACAGCCTGTGTCTTTCTAATGGAG GATTATTCCCAGAGACACATCACCCACGGctgctgcagaca CTTCTGAAGGACTCCATTTTCCTGGCTCCAGTTCTAACACGGCTCACCAACTATATGATCTTCCAAAAAGG GATTGGAGACGTGTTCGGTCCGTACACGCAGCCCACAGATGCTGAGTTCTGGGACATGTGGACGGGTATACGCTACAATGATGGCAACTTAGTGCTGGACag catTCTGCAGTACATCAACCAGAGACTGAAACACAGAGAGCGATGGGTGGGCGCGCTCACCTCCACCTTCGTCCCAC TGCACATGATCTATGGACCCATGGACCCAGTCAACCCTCATCCCCAGTTCATCCGCCTTTACCA GCAGCTGGTCCAGAGGTCAACAGTCACCATCTTGGACGAACACATCAGTCACTACCCTCAGCTTGAAGATCCCACCGGCTTCCTCAATGCATATTTCAACTTTATCCACTCCTTCTGA